DNA sequence from the Littorina saxatilis isolate snail1 linkage group LG9, US_GU_Lsax_2.0, whole genome shotgun sequence genome:
tggttctctcggacaactgcagttggtcgactgtgtttctggcttatgaaactggcccctggtgATAGGAAAAgacagatcttcttcttcttcttcttcttcttggcgttcgcagaggttacacaatcagtccagcactggtgataaatgttgtcgttttctccaactcctgtcgactgccgtatagtttggtctgcaagggagttggtgacggccacacttcttttcgttcctcatctagtaagggacatcgctgtaagatgtgttccgctgtttggtcctcttgaccgcaggcacaggttggtgatggcgccagtttgaactttcggttcatgtgagcattgagcctgttgtggccagtacgcagcctgatgaggttgacttgctgctctctggacattgtgtggtagtcatctctgtttgtccttggcctcatcaatgctttgatgattgtcttctgctcactaaagctgacactgttttcaggttggtcttccacggctccttcttttgccagctcatctgccctttcatttcctggtatcccacagtgtgctggtatccactggaggacaactcttctggtttgtctgaccatctgtaatgctttggccagctgtgggagtttgtcgttctctagggcctgaaggaatgaaagggcgtccgagaggaaaacaacttggtagcaagggtctgcggagtcctgaacgaaggaggcggcctgcatgagagcttctgcttctgctttatagtttgtgcagtgtttgccagtggcaacgctggatgtagctgtatgtcccccagggaactggatgagaatgcctgcacctccattgagcacggcgttagttgctgatccatcggtgtatacatggatccacgcctcttttgggtactgttcgtcgatcagggctaaggtgagtgcctgtcgagctgtgtcattctgatcttctcctgaggtaacatgtggaacactggtgcagatctggatgcctggtttctctgttgccttgggggtttcctcttcttcttgagtcagaggtagagtgttctgtggaaggacttccctgtactgtcgagaaagtctcttgctctcgtgtacaaaactgctccgtttaagccggttcttggtgaggttgctcagtctgtgcttcatggggtggtcgggtaggcacttgagcttctcggcctgtaccatagtcttggcttctcttctctgacagaggggttggatggtggtaagcttctccatttccttgatgggcgtggatttcattgcaccggtgatgagtcggagggcctggttttgcacacggtcaagggtctgcaggtttgtcttggctgaggttgaccacgctgtggagccgtactcgaggtggggtctgattgttccctggtatactgtcttcagtatcttctcgttcgctccccaggtggtacctgccagcttcctgagtatggctagcttgcgccgggccttcgtctctgcctgtgcaatgtgtggtttccaggtctgccgtctatcaaaggtgacaccaaggtacgttgcttcttcatcctctctcagaggagttccaccaagcctaatggttccggctttctgctttggcgacagtgtgaatagggtggtggaggatttctccttgttgatggagacgcaccaatcttctgcccatgcgttcagcctatctgccgcttgctgcattctgtaggtggcagtacttgcgtgctcctccttgcaccagatcacaaggtcgtctgcgtagagagcagctttgatccccttgggcatctcagacaccagatcgtcgatgaagagaaggaagagtgtgggggagaggactccgccctgagggacgccatgacgaaggaggaacttcttgcttttggtctggtcgacgttaactcttgccctgcggttatagaggtaagagcgaatccactggtacatgttgctggacacgcctttcctcagcagttttacaaggagtccatctttccagaccttgtcaaaggccttctgaagatctatccaggtgacgaagaccagcttctgttcctgaaaggcatcttcaacttcttgcgccaggtaagtgacctgatcttcagtgctgcggaactgtcggaatccagcttgttcaggggcgaggaggttcctggattccaggtaccacctgaggcgctcgttcacaattctctccagggtcttcacaacacagctggtgaggctgattgggcgatagctggtggccttctttggatccttccctttttttaagatggggatcatgatcgcttctcgccagagttgtggtagcgatccttcttgccagctgctgttgaagacctcgagtagcttgttctctgctgcactaccaaggtgggttagcatctcgttggtgatgccgtctgggccaggggacttcttcgcctttgactttttcagagctgagtgcagctcgtggagtgtgagtggttgactcatggcgtccactgtcgactgtctggcaggtctctctcttttctctcttcttgcttctctctgtttctcggggctaacatggaggttgctctcagctgcatagctttcagcaaattggttggcagcatgctttccagttagcaccttcccattctcttctaatgtgatctttcctctgctggtgttctcatcattcaactgcttggtgagcctccagagctttctgccatccttctcaaggttcagagagcttgttttctcttgccagcttctccgtcttgcctgtagcttctttttgagaaatttggctttggcttcctggaggcggatgttattgttttgtgacgggttgacttctgcttcccttctggcgtctgccagatcattatccagttcctgcaattcattgctccagtagggcttatagtctctcctggcacccctgggaatggactcacgcgctgctctgaggatgctcatgttgaagtccttcgccaccatgttgatgtctcgaccctcgactctgatgtctttggtgagttcgctggtgcggtgtctaaagaggaaccagttcgctcttttgtagttccaccgtgggaaggaagcttcagtgcaggactccatgcccagggtcaaaaagactggccgatggtcacttccacctagctgttctccgacctctctgctggttagctggtgcatgtcttccgtgcagaaggctaggtcaggagttgatgtagtgtgccatcttctggagtagaatgtagggcagtcaaagggactgttcaaaaggatgagacctttgtcgtcctgccagttctccacctcttctcctctccgatccaggtggtcatatccccaactctgtgaatgactgttgaagtcacccaccacgatgaagttggaggcctttgcggggatcgtgtcaagggcgaggtgtctatcattggggcagtagaagttgacaagatggaattctgatgtcttcgtctggattcgaatcacctgatattcggagtcctccatgtgcgtttctatcaaacaggcattgatgttgttcctgatgagggtcaggattcctcctttgcttcggtctgttctgtcggacctaaggcattggtagcctctcactttgaaggacttttggggtgtcaggtgcgtctcctgaatacagcagatgttgatgttcttctcatgcaggatatgctccaactctgtcttcttgttcaggatactttctgcgttccagtgcatgacctgaaaaggtcgctgctgactgggtttcttcctggttgtggtggtgccagtcactttcctcccgcgtcccctggcgtgacaagacggacgggagggacctccagtagttggggctgggtccctttgaggcatgggacccgacgctgctccaccctggggggtcctcaatgggcgagcgccatttccatctgtgctggttgattgtgtcatcatttgcgtaagtgcgtgtacccgtggtttgttagaatgcgccgtgcggcccgggtcctccgtcttcagcattcggggttttctgtcggggttacctcacccttagctcatggcccgtacgtcctaccctgagagcacaggggggaggattttccgggatcccacccggagccagtttggtccgcggccgcaagcggctgatctccatatctgaagaccgttcccctatccgccacccggggacgcgctgggttgggggtggtcgccccactgaatttcccacactgggttaagaaagatcagcctgtcccagggaAAAGACAGATCATTCCAATGTTTGCACATGCAGAACATACTTTTCAATCTATTTCTCGTCTTGTGTCCTTTTCACAAATCTGACTGCTATCTTTCTTtcattgcaacaaatttcaagtTATCAAAGCTGAATCAAAATGACGGTGCCCCTCTATGGGCtattaataataacaataacaacaacaacaagaagagcaaacgctcgatcgagtcactttcacagttctgaatattatatgaggcatcagatggacaggaagaaattgctattcacaacacaatgagtcacgctcacataaaatttgagcccggtcacttttatagtttccgagaaaagcccaacgttaagttgtgtgttgccgaacagaaaaggctagttatctcccttgtttttctgataacgttcgtaaaaggctacagatgtaaatactttgatgtaaagaataatcctacaaagtttcaatcacatccgatgaactttgtcaaagatataaaatgtctaatttttcctttgacgctgacctgtgaccttgaaaaaggtcaaaggtcaacgaaaccatcgttaaagtgtagaggtcattggaggtcacgactaaacaaaatatgagcccgatcgctttgatagtttccgagaaaagtccaacgttaaggtggtgtctacggacggccggccggacagactaacactgaccgattacatagagtcacattttctcaagtgactcaataataataacgggcatttataaagcgccgtatcagaagttcaaagcgcgtgacaacaatacatgtatacaaaattcatacaatcactgtcagattcaaacaacacatcatgcacatctcacatccccagactctatactaaggaactatccgtaatgttgttggaacaagtgagttttcaaattggacttaaaagatgaaatggatggagagtgacgtaattgaaaggggagtgaattccataactgaggtccataatacgaaaacgtgcggaagccatgagccttgcgtttaaagcgaccttgacggagaagtcgagcatcatcagaagaacgaagggtgcgagagggagtgtagagggagaccagttcagaaagataggcaggtgccgattcagagatgatattgtagcagaagcaggcagctttatacctaatacgttcagatacaggaagccagtgaagttctttcatgagaggagtgcagggttgtcgatgctgtgctctgaaaatgagacgtgcagcagagtgttgtactttttgcaagggttggagagtggagtcagggcagcctatgagaagggagttgcagtaatctaatctggacagaatgcaggatgtaacgagagttttagtggcatcaacagtgagaaattttcttatggaacctattcttctgatctcaaagtaacatgtctgacagacttttttgatgtgttgtttcattgagaggtgggagtccatgatgaacccaagattcctagcactatcagagagaaatgtcactagaacctactgtgatggaggctggaagggaagtggtcgaagaggaagctccagagaaaagaagaaattcagtcttgtcatcatttaacttgagcatattgggcggggatatagctcagttggtagcgcgctggatttgtattcagttggccgctgtcagcgtgagttcgatcccaggttcggcggaaatttatttcagagtcaactttgtgtgcagactctcttcggtgtccgaactccctcccgtgtacactacattgggtgtgcacgttaaagatcccacgattgacaaaagggtctttcctggcaaaattgctttggcacagttaataattgtctacctatacccgtgtgacttggaataataggccgtgaaaggtaaatatgcgccgaaatggctgcaattactggccgtataaaatttcatctcacacggcatcactgctgagcgcctagaactgtacccacggaatatgcgcgatataagcctcattgattgattgattgaaaagaagaaattcagtcttgtcatcatttaacttgagcatgTTGTTTGTaatccatgatttaatatctgaagtgcagttttggagagtgtgcgtcaccgcttggatttctgtaggcttgcatgcttgttggagttgtgtgtcgtctgcaaagaggtagtgattgactgcgtgttgcttgatgacggcagagagaggagtggtgtatgtagaggttacatgccgagtctcagtgattattaaaaataatggtcgaagtttgcggatcatgaaaaatgcgagctttagcgagctttttcatgaccgcgaactgagaccattattttttataatcactgagacgaggtgtgtaacctctttattcctcctttcttcagttattcaaagaaaagaggagtttttttgcgaaagtttgatcgaatcctattctctcaaccagtcaacctgcgcaggcgatcgattcatgcgcggttgtatagttccgtgcaaatcattccattctgttaacacttcttgtcagttttcctattttggactaaaatcaagtacacagatatgctgttattctgctgtggcggcaaagacagatattgtgtgttctgtatatgttttggtatcgcttaggataatgttttttcgtcaaatgggaccagcagacgaacttttgcacccgtgttccaacgttaaaaactgtatgaagttcagttttctggggaaaatagtgtatgaaacccctttatgttgtttaaattgatgagatgtgtgcatttggttgcgtgtgatctgtttattaaatgaaatattgttgaaaactgaccgtcggattgcagtctgttgtcgaagaaactgagtgaaaagaaggggaactactcttgtcgctagacaaagtatgagttacttgccttgggaaattgcttgtgatgaacggtttgagcacggcagatctagattcagaaaacaaccgaactcatggattttatatggagattcatgtgttcaggcctgtagttgttaatttaaatgcggtatgtttgtattgtttgctccagagatgtatacttcgtacattagagcgttcggaacttttcagtcgcaaaaagtagtaccgaaacggAACAACTtttcaacccattgcactatcgaggattcaggctgttgctgggtcgttatttgtttggttgctgggtcattatcaaaaaataactacccctacaagtttacagaggtaaagaagcagaggggggaataaagtaTAATAATTCATAAATATAAAACTTTGACTATCATCAGAAACAAAATATAGACCGCCCTCCCCTTATGATATGACACTCCCGTTGGGTGACCTACCCAACTTCCAATCTAAGATGGGTCTCACTATAAAACTTATTTTCCCTAAAAGGATTCCCAAAACAACCCCATCAGCGAAAGAGTGTTCttaaataaattttaaaaaaatttaactTTTGCACAATTTGGCAAGAAGATAGTGAGGAAATGCTTACCAAAGTTTGACTTAACGATCTTCAAGGCTGCTTCATGCTGATCAACAGACCTCCTGAGGCTTGCAATCTCTGACTGAGCCAATGGTACACAGCCTTTGCGGGTCTCGCTCTCTGCTGTAAGCTCCTTCTTCAAGGCAGCAAATTCCTTCTGTGTCTGGACATCTCGAACTTGCAGAGCAGCCACGTCTTGGCAAAGCAGAGCACTTTTGTCCTTACTGGACGCCTGTTCTCTCCCGAACATCTTCATTGCATCTTCCAGAGATGACACTTTGGACAGCAGCTTGGCATTCTCAGAAGACATCTGCCCATTCTTTTGCTTCAGGGCATTCAACTCTGACTGTAGGCTTGAAGTTGTATTCTCATGCTTCCTTTCCAAAAGTTGCAGCTTCTTCAAAACATCAAATACAGCATCCTGTGAGTTGTCTCGTGTTCTGTCTGCCAGAGGTACGCCATCTTCTTTAGCATCATCTGTGACCACATGGCTTTGGGGTACTTCATCAACTACATTCTCATAAAAAATGCCATCTTTCCCTGGCTCTCCCGTTACAATCGTGCCAAAGACGCTTTTGAAGTACTCCTCAGGAGATACCACTGGTTTGCTGTGTCGGGAAAGGCCAAACTTGCCGTTCGCTTTGCTGCAGTCTGCAAACCTCTTCAGTTCCGCTTTGCTCAGCATGATGCTTTCCTCTTTCATGGCTGAGCTCTTTCTCTGGGAGGACAGCTGGTTTAGTCTGGCTTCAGCTTCTCGTGCGGCCACCACTTCAGCTTGTATCTTCTTCTCCACAGTCTCTGCCGCATCTTTAAGACTTTTCAGACACTCCTCTTTTACTTCAGTCAACAGGCGCAGCTCTTTGGTGTAAGAAGTGTTCAAGCCGTCTTCTATTGCTTGTTTCTCACGGCTTACTTCTTTCTTGTTATGTTCCAAAATTTCCAGGGCTGTTTGGACGACCTTGACCTGATTTTGAAAGGTTTCATCAAGGCTACCCGAGGCAAGTGTGGGTTTGGAAGGTGTCAGTACAAGGGTTGTGACTTGGGTCGATCGACAACATTTGTTGTGGATTCGGTGACACTGAGAGCAGAAGTAGCCACACTTGGTGCAGTGATAGCCGGCTGGCTGACCTCCGTCACACAACTGACATGGGGAAGGTGTCCGGTGAGGGCCACTGTCATCATTGATGATGTAGAAGTTTGACTGCAACAGGCGACAAAAAGTTGGTCATTTTCATTATTATACCTTATTTGCATTTTAAAATACAAATAATATTTATAATGCAACATTCGATTCTAGTTAGAATTACTTTAATTTTAAGACAgaaacatgcactcttttgtagtctcagctaaccgcctaaatatgagttttgttggactctgacgtcacatgactcaaagaagggaaatccaatctccaatcgatacattatgtTTTTCCCTCATTGAGATAGTTTTTAAGAGTAGAATTTCCCTGCACTAGGCTAGCAAAAGATTCATTGTGGTTACTGTTATGTTTTAGAATCATACAGTCAAGAAGATAATGTTTACATCAAGTGCCTATGGTTAACTGTCCATCCCTACTCCAGCACCTGAAAAATAATGTCCTTATTAAGcagtacctgctattcagactttgTCGTgggacagagttttcttccacacaagATTATGTTGATTGTCTAACAAAGCCCTCGGGCGGGCAAAGACACATGCTTGAGCTGTGCAGACAAAAGAGATAGT
Encoded proteins:
- the LOC138976614 gene encoding uncharacterized protein, yielding MATSEMMADSNSRVTCSVCLERFSGRQPKLLPCFHTFCSPCLSALAQATQTDGSEAACASITCPTCRTDIPVPPGGVAKFQSNFYIINDDSGPHRTPSPCQLCDGGQPAGYHCTKCGYFCSQCHRIHNKCCRSTQVTTLVLTPSKPTLASGSLDETFQNQVKVVQTALEILEHNKKEVSREKQAIEDGLNTSYTKELRLLTEVKEECLKSLKDAAETVEKKIQAEVVAAREAEARLNQLSSQRKSSAMKEESIMLSKAELKRFADCSKANGKFGLSRHSKPVVSPEEYFKSVFGTIVTGEPGKDGIFYENVVDEVPQSHVVTDDAKEDGVPLADRTRDNSQDAVFDVLKKLQLLERKHENTTSSLQSELNALKQKNGQMSSENAKLLSKVSSLEDAMKMFGREQASSKDKSALLCQDVAALQVRDVQTQKEFAALKKELTAESETRKGCVPLAQSEIASLRRSVDQHEAALKIVKSNFGKMQTKVAFHALLQTDVRVKTERVLILKHVLVNLSDGYDSYTGYFTAPVSGVYLFMATSGSFDKNIAKLDLVHEGKVIAFIGAKENSTTCHAAFCVPAGERVWLRSFGPETENDSFCFEEGWKTSFSGVLIQPDL